The DNA window agtccacgtaaaacaaagaaaaaggttcgggagtcacatttgacgaaggggaaggcaaggataaaaatccaaggcaccccttcgacctagccaaggctagttgcgtgatttaacccttattttcctaatttttctacccaaagtatgtatttgcaatttggacaaagactaatgaatgagaaatgcaatcctaaattctacgatgtctcttgtgaggtttttggtcccaaatcacatgaattgtggtggccaataaagggaaacctcatagaggtcgattgatgcaaatggtgactcaagtgcaagtgtgcaagtgtatgaaaggattcatgtatgaaataatgtaaaaaaaaacaaagtgtttgtgtgcgaatgtgtaaagaaagtgcatgtgtgaatttgtatgaaaatcaaagtgcttgtgtgtgcaaatgaataaaaatagaatagtacatatataagtgaaacttgaatttcatttgtgaagtaaagtagataaatgataaagatgtagtgaaaaatatggattgagaaatgtaagaaaaaatGTAATTAAAAGAGTGGgagtgataaaaatgaaagtatgaccctaggggaatgcaacaagtcgggtacgggggttgacttctaatttttcgacttcgattttccctttgattagaaggcgaaactagcgtgctaaggctatcgagtagccacactcgctcgtttcccttacccaagggggtttctcaggcaaatggaccctataactagcatgaaatgcaaaggcctaaaatgaaagggacaaggttagagggacatgccaaatgccataaaaactaaaaaaatgcatgaaatgtagtggagCATGCGAATGTGAACTAACGAGGagggtccctaagggtctagcgttggactagcccattctacgaattccgactagcattggactagcggaaacgtacattcatccatcacattcatttataaatatagaaagcaagtagacatgcaaaatcacttataacacgtagcacataacacttagcatgctcgactagatgcaatagcttaataaagcaaattaacacatagtaactaagcatgcaagacaaataagacgattaaagccctaactattacatttgctagctaaaacaaagagggaagggaaaatggaccaaattacttgctatgccctatctattacaggccaagaggtgtacacataccccataaatgaaaataaaagaaagatttaaaaaatgaaataaaagtaaataaatgaaaggcattaataaacatttaagaaaaccaagtaggcatgcaattttcatttagcaagttggatcacatagggagatacacaaaaaagataaaagaaagtataccgtccccttttgtggtgctaataagttggaaaaggttctaaattgaagctacaaccactaaacaaaggattaatgcaccaatttaatagtaaatcaaacaacacaaattcttcaaaaacaaaaattaaagaaccactaataactatgaaattgaaccattagatctctttagataatcaaacaagtccatattcatcaaatgaaattccaagttaaaagggaaaggaaactcgaaggacccaattgattaatcttttcaaatgcttaggccatggtagaataagaagggacttgaggggttaaagagctATTGTAAGAacccttttcatgcaaaaacatgcaacctacgaAGGAGACTTGTTTCTTtagtatataaaaatcctccaaaacacacactaaacccctcggaatacagattttccatcaacaagggtttcaaaaaatgaagaatcttaacacctccttaggaccttttgagaagaaaatagatgaaataacatcaataaaagtagactgcaatagatccctattaaaatcaagtttgaccaattcgctactgtgagtcaagtatctttctccactacactcaaaggaagcaggtaataacagcaaaaaaacaaaagacaaggtGCAGCAAACATTTTTaggcaatttacaaaatccagctcaACCTCTCGGCTACtaacaaattttccagcaactcATTAGTCTTAAATCAAATTTTTCTTCGGCTAAAACATGGTATTAgacactcgatttcgacatgcAAAATACTTAATTAGCCAATTAACATATCTAATTCAGAAAACAACTTCAATCATCAacacaaaatcatctaaaaatttccagaaacatcCAACAAGCCTCGGATGAATGTGCACTTGGcagaattcaatttcattttatttttctgcctTAAACCCGTTAATTAACTATAGGCAGAACTTAATCATCTTGTAGTTTACTAATTAGTCATAGTTAGAGGttcaaaacaacaaaattataCCCAATGAAACTACATGACTCAAGACAAATCTCGGCAGAATCCTTtcagcaaaacagaatttttctaaactccttaattcatcacccaaatacataaaattatcatgcaaggccctaatcataataatcatccaaaaattcagttacttaaacatcatttcatgCTCGAATTACTTCAGCAAAACAACATTGAAGCTGCGGTATCCACTCAGCTTCTCGGCAGAATCAATTacttccaagacagattttctaatgttttgatttcatcatccgatGGTTTAAAATCATCATGCAAAGCTCAATTATCATGGTATTAACTAGTTATTCAtgattacaaactcaaaacaacgaAATTGAATCACATGAAGCTGCAAAAATGCAGGACAAGCTCTCAGTTCCTCACTTTAGGTCCAACTcacattttatatatatcaaaattcccttcagcCACAAATTATTAGTCACGGCTTAAAACCAACACGCAACCCGTATTCAGCTACATGCATGATCAAACAAACAGCTACCCATcagatttaatccaaaaccaattTCGGATGTCATAAAAAACATCTAACCAGAATTTCATCCAATTTTCTCggttgacatgcatgcaaccagttttctgtttcattttcttttcttgttcagCCGAACCAAAAAAAACCTcctgcaaagcttaatcatctaatTTCAATTAGTCAAGAACCTAACCAAgtgaaaatcaaccacttttccAGCAAATCATGCTAAAATACCCATGCAATTTCAAAAAAACTCCATCGGCaaactggaaaaattgtttcagcaatccatcaaattccattaaAGTTTCCAGCCATAtaaccaaaatccaaaccaCGTAGCTTACATGCAACATCAAATAAAAAGGTTATCTATCAAATTGGATCCTCAAttaagctcagattatcacatgGGGTCAGAATTAAAATCACATGTCCCAAATTAGTTCATCAGCAGagacatttagccaaaacagaatttctgcaTGCTTCATAACATCATCCGAATGTTCAAATTAACATGCATAGTCTTAATCATCACAAATTCATTCGGCTAAGTACACTTAGATGCTCAGATTGTCCTAGACAAACAGAAATACAGCTGCATTCTCTCATCAGCTCTCGGCAGCAACACttagccaaaacagaatttctaaTGGCTTGATTTCTATCCACCGACTGTACAAGCCTCACATGCAACTCGCATATAGTTTTTTTCCACTAGTAATCAACCTAAAaaaaagtccagaaattacctcacaaCAAGCTAAGCTCCTGCACAGAAAGTCCGAAAAttttctccctctcggctctcttcTTCCGCGGGGTTTGCTGGCTCTGGTTTGATGAGTTGCAGCTGGAAATGGTGAAATGCAGCTTGGTTGAGGTTGCAGCTGGTGGTTGTTGGTCTGAGGTTGACGGAGAAGGTGATGGTTCCCTGGTCTCCTCCCTCAGCTTACGGCAGAacagaaacaacaaaagaaattgcagttcggcctctccctctctctctcggtcgaTACTCCAAGGGAACTACTCACTCACGGCTCACGAATGGAATAGATACAACATAGCAGGTCTCACCCTTTTTTTTCTCAGCTCCCGAACAGAAAAGAATGAAGCAAAGAGTTCGGCTTTTACTTCTCCTCACTCGGTCGATTGTGGCAGACAGATGAAACCGAAAATGCTCCCTTCTGCTGTAGTGAATTGGGAGTAGTGTAATAGTGTGATAATGGAAGATGCCACCGGCAATAAGGATGGAAGGTGCTAGTATATGAAGtggaaatggattcggcagaaaaatggaattgtgaaaatctttttttctttttttttttctttttctctttcgtttcatttaataatttaacaaaaataaaagtaaaactaaataaaaacaacaattttaattgcaaacacatcaaaataaacaaactaaaaataacaaaattaccattttcgatcttttctttcatttttcatcatttttcatcatttttctttttcaaaaataaaataaccaaaataaacaaaatgccaaaagattgaatttaagaggaatgaacgtattttgtgaaccatttttctcttcttttccttttattttacgttaaaacttaaaactaaaactaaaagctaaaacgtgaacaaaattaatatgacaaataaaactaaaaataaaagacaaatgaaaaggtaacaactaaaatgcagacaatctaaaacaaaatcatgaattagatgcaacatacaaattatttaaaaatttggtgtctacagtttgcccctctttgtttgagttttgaaaaaacttgagacaaagaagtagacaccaaatacttacctgtggtaTTCGGCTGCAAAATAATTCGAACGGACAGGAAtttttaaaaacgggactgacccgaacgaggaacttaaaacgggactgacccgaacaaggaatttaaaacgggactgacccgaacatgtaatttaaaacgggactggcccgaacaNNNNNNNNNNNNNNNNNNNNNNNNNNNNNNNNNNNNNNNNNNNNNNNNNNNNNNNNNNNNNNNNNNNNNNNNNNNNNNNNNNNNNNNNNNNNNNNNNNNNNNNNNNNNNNNNNNNNNNNNNNNNNNNNNNNNNNNNNNNNNNNNNNNNNNNNNNNNNNNNNNNNNNNNNNNNNNNNNNNNNNNNNNNNNNNNNNNNNNNNNNNNNNNNNNNNNNNNNNNNNNNNNNNNNNNNNNNNNNNNNNNNNNNNNNNNNNNNNNNNNNNNNNNNNNNNNNNNNNNNNNNNNNNNNNNNNNNNNNNNNNNNNNNNNNNNNNNNNNNNNNNNNNNNNNNNNNNNNNNNNNNNNNNNNNNNNNNNNNNNNNNNNNNNNNNNNNNNNNNNNNNNNNNNNNNNNNNNNNNNNNNNNNNNNNNNNNNNNNNNNNNNNNNNNNNNNNNNNNNNNNNNNNNNNNNNNNNNNNNNNNNNNNNNNNNNNNNNNNNNNNNNNNNNNNNNNNNNNNNNNNNNNNNNNNNNNNNNNNNNNNNNNNNNNNNNNNNNNNNNNNNNNNNNNNNNNNNNNNNNNNNNNNNNNNNNNNNNNNNNNNNNNNNNNNNNNNNNNNNNNNNNNNNNNNNNNNNNNNNNNNNNNNNNNNNNNNNNNNNNNNNNNNNNNNNNNNNNNNNNNNNNNNNNNNNNNNNNNNNNNNNNNNNNNNNNNNNNNNNNNNNNNNNNNNNNNNNNNNNNNNNNNNNNNNNNNNNNNNNNNNNNNNNNNNNNNNNNNNNNNNNNNNNNNNNNNNNNNNNNNNNNNNNNNNNNNNNNNNNNNNNNNNNNNNNNNNNNNNNNNNNNNNNNNNNNNNNNNNNNNNNNNNNNNNNNNNNNNNNNNNNNNNNNNNNNNNNNNNNNNNNNNNNNNNNNNNNNNNNNNNNNNNNNNNNNNNNNNNNNNNNNNNNNNNNNNNNNNNNNNNNNNNNNNNNNNNNNNNNNNNNNNNNNNNNNNNNNNNNNNNNNNNNNNNNNNNNNNNNNAAGCAGAAACAGGGTCTTCCATATCAGGCCAAGGATTATTCCCCGTCGCCACTTCGATGATAGTGCACCCCAGAGCCCATATATCAGCAGCAAATCCTTGTTCTTCTCCACGAGCAACCTCTGGTGCCATGAACATAGGTGTGCCAGCGATTACTGATTTTCCGGCCATCCCATTTCCTTCTTCAACCATCCTAGCGCATCCCAAATCTCCAATTTTCGCCCCGTCTCTGCCAATTAACACATTCTGGCCCTTGATATCACAGTGAACAATTCCATTCAAATGAAGGTAATCCAATCCTTGCAAGATTTGATGTGCAAAGACTTGAATCATGGACTCCTCCAATGGACCTCCCTGCTTCCTTATTTGATCAGAAAGCGTGCCACCGGGAACATACTCCATCAACAAATTGTACAAAGGCTTATCATTTTCTGTTGTAACATCACAGCCTACATATTTAACTATGTAAGGTGAGGAAAGTTCAGAAATCAAGCTTTTCTCTTTTTGCAGCAAGCTTGAGCAAGAAAGATCAGCGGACTTCACGGCCAAGAGTTCGCCGGAAGCCGTGGTGGCTAGAGAAACCGTTGCGGAGGAACCCCGTCCGATAATTGGACCCCTAGTCCAGCACCCCATTGAAGAAGGAAGAGAGAAATTGAAGGTGGAAGGTTGGATGACGAAAATGCTTTTATTTGAGTTGTTTGCAATTTAGGACTCTGCCAAATGGTATGTTTGGAGAAGGGATATATTTATATGCTCAAAATGTTGCAGTGTGCTGCTTTGCACTTATTAGGTGGCTCTGTTCATCCGGTTGCTGACTTGGTGTCTTTATGCAAAGAATCTTTCTTGCTATTGTATTTGTAGTTTGTACCATGACGGCCTTAGATTTCTTGTTTTGCCTTTACGTTTAAAGTTAATTTTAGTTTTCCCCTTTAAAAGGTACCTAATCATCATTTTGCCTCCATAGCAATTTAAGTGCATCAATTAGTCCCATAAAACTTTACAATATCTTTTGCattcaccaaattttgaatttacgACTACGCTGGTGTCGAATTGGTTTCGTGAGGCAAAGAAAATTATTTTGCCTTTGAGTTTGATATAGGCTCAAGATTCAACTTAAAAGCTCAATTCAtctttttgttttacttttttatttataattttgatcCACATATTTGGTTTATGAAAATGTTTGTGTGTGAACGTACAACCATGCGTACACCCATATTTAGAAAGTTAAAAATAAAGAATACTCCAACCTAATATTTCACAATTTCTTAATCTATATTTTAGTGATTCAAGTTGCATCTACTAGTTTTGAATCTCAAAATTTCGTTTGAGGTCGATGTgattttctctttcatttttttaaaaaactcaaAATGAGAAAAAACAACTTAATAAAAACTCAATTCACTAAAGCATACACATTTTATCAATGCTCTTAATCTTCTATACTAATAAAGAACAAATAAAATGTTCGAAAACATCCAAAGCTGATTTCATAGATTCCTTCAATATTTCAGCACAGAAATAAATGAGTAAAAACTCTTCATATTACTTCGCTCTCAACATTTATATTAAAGATAGTAAGGTTTTTGGTGAGAAAATCAAACTTACTATGGGGAATTGATTGAACCAATTGAACGATTACGGTTCAAAGTGACAATTACCTCATCTCAAGGGAGCTCAATGGAAATAGACCCTTAGGCTTAATTCATAAGCAAGTCTTTCTTTTGCCGTGGATCTGGTTGGAGTCAGAGAATGCTTGAGTTGTGAGTGAACCACGTGGCAAGAGGAGGATGAGTTGACAGCCAAGGGCCGACTATGGACGGCGGTGGCCTGGCTCGCGCGCCATGCTTTGCTTTGCTTCGCTTTGGCtctaattaaattaaaaatcgGTTCACATGAGAAGGCACGTGAGCACGTGCCCTGACCGCGCCATCACCGCTAATGTCATCAAACCAATCATCCAATcaagtttcaatttttttttttcacttttcacatTGCGGCGCCTTTGCTcgctataataaaaaaaaggagcCATCATGAAGACGTCAAGCATTTCGCAAGGTACAGCACCAAAGATTATTTGCTcctcctttttttgttttttgttgtttccttctctttttgGTTTTAACGCTCTTTTAAGTTTGCAAATTAGTGGAAAGGATAAATTTTTTGTGCATCGAAAGTCTCTTAGAGCTCTTCCCTGCACCAGGTTGGAGGTTCGAATCTattctttttcttaaaaaaaa is part of the Coffea eugenioides isolate CCC68of chromosome 6, Ceug_1.0, whole genome shotgun sequence genome and encodes:
- the LOC113774235 gene encoding mitogen-activated protein kinase kinase kinase 18-like yields the protein MGCWTRGPIIGRGSSATVSLATTASGELLAVKSADLSCSSLLQKEKSLISELSSPYIVKYVGCDVTTENDKPLYNLLMEYVPGGTLSDQIRKQGGPLEESMIQVFAHQILQGLDYLHLNGIVHCDIKGQNVLIGRDGAKIGDLGCARMVEEGNGMAGKSVIAGTPMFMAPEVARGEEQGFAADIWALGCTIIEVATGNNPWPDMEDPLREETREPSPSPSTSDQQPPAATSTKLHFTISSCNSSNQSQQTPRKKRAEREKIFGLSVQELSLL